Proteins encoded by one window of Brienomyrus brachyistius isolate T26 chromosome 1, BBRACH_0.4, whole genome shotgun sequence:
- the map3k19 gene encoding mitogen-activated protein kinase kinase kinase 19 isoform X2 produces the protein MSGCGGGLSGAVSKGTKEEVADRRQEREDPSQGDEERLQSEKNDKLLIDSKQSGLTWAREDPTDPWHQDGPVPLTLIRSPWDYQWEELLIEVLPLSDRSPSPHPADLTTVALMAKLIQVALNLLPRPVSAPPDTVWVYTAEPPAPAPYPMHASDFLLHSAAVTEDLVKSLEGLCYSEGRRASGDPEILPSNRTTLGSPGNMRQLDQGTGCRKRQGSSLPSLRNETEGGYRPSLLRANNPGKATTPNTYGLDTPIKPRVAQPAFTLQPLLDPGSLLRVRAQIYTRLGGSEPESEDPGRKGLLPFLCPRPVRTLKVLAPLDGGNEERGMKLASRGSCPLKPIASWPTSSASRERKQWRSKPRSRALPVRKGGSEESSSSSLSSQASFDLEEQSEMFGMPLNQQEHEDAGDTVMGESYELDLPPSFIDGCNTSRPNLGAGAPSNNQDGNEQIMGDNMHVIYHTGWMDDCTVMPRGAETESSHIATPVSLGKTQNHCDVDLATRRSLSCEEEAWGDPEKAKYSKVLTEDDGRADEWHSYPKVPERSKDSHATACDDEARLAHGVPESKQHIRSVNTALSTGQLNEENRRHFTMLKNRDRDRCPSYHTNQSFNVLTHKEHNSHSRKSKRSTVTPLQKPANARRPSDLTIGGKSILEVGPQGAKASGKNTFLPSLWDKQVEPLRKNVTQSSSDRENLIRLEGTGQREPLQLEPMKAQQPKRSGILRAPRAKSAMECVTYNDMFLEINSQGEGPAIYEMFATPVYEKLRASSSYQRVAYRETKCAPARRNQGPKNNTYFKPPEIKPREYRREKSISTNAKQKRREDKVPRGKSHQVLISNTELESTISVSGLDCHIQTTKDEMIFCEEDKKSNPRVTPEEHVRKQALSIIEEVLTNSLAETSTFHCTPKDKSANKSAEVPIRPLKESFIPQITSYCSLRTHHIVQEPDENGLLVKIGEEKLEGTARSDEPRSVSFTTQPKIDYWTSGDSSRTVAPVLELLDAADEGAMTDDLLRCLAEELISLEEGEETGHPETSDSCKEEIVLTSRIKKGVTSFGGTCNISGSRTDDTILWTKGEVLGKGAYGTVYCGLTSHGQLIAVKQVMLDDTDPTTAKKEYQHLQDEVDLLKNLCHANIVGFLGTSLQDNVVSIFMEYVPGGSIASILQRFGPLPERVLALYTLQILQGVAYLHANRVIHRDLKGNNVMLMPTGIIKLIDFGCARRVSQLTHSTDRSEPLKSVHGTPYWMAPEVINETGHGRKSDVWSVGCTVFEMATGKPPLANMNKMAALFYIGARQGLMPAIPDRFSKEAQDFVQACLTRDQKERPSAQQLLAHPFVFRRSREGAPQPQS, from the exons atgagTGGGTGTGGCGGGGGCCTCAGTGGGGCTGTTTCCAAGGGCACAAAGGAGGAGGTGGCAGACCGCCGGCAGGAGCGTGAGGATCCTTCCCAGGGAGACGAAGAGAGGCTGCAGAGTGAGAAGAATGACAAACTCCTTATCGACAGCAAGCAGAGTGGCCTGACATGG GCCCGGGAAGACCCGACGGACCCGTGGCACCAGGACGGACCGGTGCCATTGACTTTGATCCGCAGTCCCTGGGATTACCAGTGGGAGGAGTTGTTGATCGAGGTGCTGCCGCTGTCAGA CAGAAGCCCCAGCCCGCACCCCGCTGATCTGACCACTGTTGCGCTGATGGCAAAACTCATCCAGGTGGCGCTGAATCTCCTCCCACGTCCGG TTTCAGCCCCCCCGGACACGGTGTGGGTTTACACAGCAGAGCCCCCGGCACCAGCACCGTACCCGATGCATGCAAGCGACTTCCTGCTCCACAGTGCAGCTGTCACTGAG GATCTGGTCAAGTCACTGGAGGGCCTATGCTACTCTGAGGGCAGGAGAGCCAGTGGGG ACCCTGAGATTCTTCCCAGTAATCGGACCACCCTGGGGTCCCCGGGCAACATGAGGCAACTGGACCAGGGGACGGGATGCAGGAAACG CCAGGGATCATCTTTACCCAGCCTACGGAATGAGACTGAGGGAGGTTACAGGCCAAGTTTGCTTAGAGCAAATAACCCCGGCAAGGCTACCACCCCAAACACTTATGGCCTGGATACACCCATCAAACCTCGAGTGGCGCAGCCTGCCTTTACGCTCCAGCCATTATTGGACCCTGGCTCATTGCTCCGTGTTCGAGCTCAAATCTACACAC GACTCGGGGGAAGTGAGCCAGAATCGGAAGACCCAGGACGAAAG GGATTGTTGCCATTTCTGTGTCCCAGACCTGTAAGGACCCTCAAGGTCCTAGCTCCCCTGGATGGAGGGAATGAGGAGAGGGGGATGAAGCTGGCATCCAGGGGTTCTTGTCCTCTAAAACCCATTGCCTCTTGGCCAACCAGTTCAGCATCGAGGGAGAGGAAGCAATGGAGGTCCAAACCCCGGTCAAGAGCACTCCCTGTCaggaagggaggcagtgaggagagCAGCTCCAGCAGCCTGAGCAGCCAGGCATCCTTTGACCTCGAGGAGCAGAGTGAGATGTTCGGGATGCCGCTAAATCAGCAAGAGCATGAGGATGCTGGGGATACGGTCATGGGGGAGAGCTATGAGCTCGACCTGCCGCCATCTTTTATAGATGGCTGCAATACTTCTAGGCCAAATTTGGGAGCTGGAGCTCCTAGTAATAACCAAGATGGAAATGAGCAGATCATGGGTGACAACATGCATGTTATATATCACACAGGGTGGATGGACGACTGCACAGTGATGCCCAGAGGAGCCGAGACAGAATCATCACACATCGCAACACCAGTTTCTCTTGGGAAGACACAGAATCACTGTGATGTTGATTTAGCTACACGTCGCAGTTTAAGCTGTGAAGAAGAGGCTTGGGGAGATCCTGAAAAGGCAAAATATTCAAAGGTGTTGACAGAGGATGATGGTAGAGCTGATGAGTGGCATTCATACCCCAAGGTGCCAGAGAGGAGCAAAGATTCGCATGCCACAGCCTGCGATGATGAAGCGCGATTAGCACATGGCGTTCCAGAGAGCAAGCAACACATCCGCTCAGTGAACACTGCGCTGAGCACAGGGCAGCTTAACGAAGAGAATCGCAGACATTTTACGATGCTTAAGAACAGAGATAGAGATCGATGTCCCTCCTATCACACCAATCAATCATTCAATGTCCTCACTCACAAAGAGCACAATTCACACAGCAGAAAGAGCAAAAGAAGCACAGTCACACCTTTACAGAAGCCAGCTAATGCCAGAAGGCCTTCAGATCTCACTATTGGTGGCAAGAGTATCCTGGAAGTTGGTCCACAAGGTGCAAAGGCAAGTGGAAAAAATACTTTTCTTCCTTCACTGTGGGACAAGCAAGTTGAGCCCCTCAGAAAAAATGTGACACAATCCAGCAGTGACAGAGAGAACCTAATTAGGCTTGAAGGTACAGGTCAAAGGGAACCACTTCAGTTGGAACCCATGAAGGCCCAGCAGCCCAAGAGGTCTGGGATACTGAGAGCTCCAAGAGCTAAATCAGCCATGGAATGTGTCACCTACAATGACATGTTCCTGGAGATTAACAGCCAGGGTGAGGGTCCTGCCATCTACGAAATGTTTGCCACGCCAGTGTATGAGAAGCTCAGAGCTTCCTCATCATATCAGAGAGTAGCCTACAGGGAGACGAAGTGTGCCCCAGCCAGGAGAAACCAGGGGCCCAAAAACAACACATACTTTAAACCCCCAGAGATCAAGCCACGGGAATATCGAAGGGAGAAGTCCATCTCCACTAATGCTAAACAGAAGAGGAGAGAGGACAAGGTGCCAAGAGGAAAATCACACCAGGTGCTGATCAGTAACACTGAACTAGAAAGTACCATTTCTGTATCTGGCCTTGACTGTCATATTCAGACGACCAAAGATGAGATGATTTTTTGTGAAGAAGATAAGAAGAGCAACCCTCGGGTCACACCAGAAGAGCACGTGAGGAAGCAGGCCTTGTCAATCATTGAGGAGGTCCTCACCAACTCCCTGGCAGAAACATCTACCTTTCACTGCACACCTAAGGATAAATCTGCTAATAAGTCAGCAGAAGTTCCCATCAGACCTCTAAAGGAATCTTTCATCCCACAGATTACAAGTTACTGCTCCCTAAGAACCCACCACATTGTGCAAGAACCTGATGAAAATGGACTCCTGGTGAAAATTGGTGAAGAGAAGCTTGAAGGAACAGCTCGTAGTGATGAACCTAGGTCAGTTTCCTTTACAACACAACCTAAAATCGATTACTGGACATCTGGAGACAGTAGCCGAACAGTGGCCCCAGTGTTGGAGTTACTGGATGCAGCGGATGAGGGTGCCATGACAGATGACCTGTTGCGCTGCCTGGCTGAGGAGCTCATATCACTGGAGGAGGGAGAAGAGACAGGTCACCCAGAAACCAGTGACTCCTGCAAGGAAGAAATTGTCCTTACTTCTCGGATAAAAAAG GGCGTTACATCCTTTGGTGGAACGTGCAACATTTCAGGCTCACGTACAGATGACACCATCTTGTGGACAAAAGGAGAAGTGCTGGGAAAAGGTGCTTATGGAACC GTGTACTGTGGCCTGACCAGCCATGGTCAGCTGATTGCAGTAAAGCAGGTGATGCTAGATGATACTGACCCAACCACCGCTAAGAAGGAGTACCAGCAcctccaggatgaagtagaccttcTGAAGAATCTATGCCATGCAAACATTGTGGGTTTTCTGGGCACGAGCCTCCAGGACAATGTGGTCAGCATCTTCATGGAGTATGTGCCTGGTGGATCCATCGCCAGCATCCTCCAGCGCTTCGGGCCCTTGCCTGAGAGGGTACTGGCCCTTTATACACTGCAGATCCTGCAGGGGGTGGCCTACCTGCATGCAAACAGGGTCATCCACCGGGACCTAAAGGGAAACAACGTCATGCTGATGCCCACAGGTATCATCAAGCTCATCGACTTTGGCTGTGCAAGGAGAGTCAGCCAGCTGACCCACAGCACTGATCGCAGCGAGCCCCTCAAGTCGGTGCATGGCACCCCCTACTGGATGGCCCCAGAAGTGATCAACGAGACAGGGCATGGGAGGAAGTCAGATGTCTGGAGCGTTGGGTGTACAGTCTTTGAGATGGCCACAGGAAAGCCCCCACTGGCTAACATGAACAAGATGGCAGCGCTCTTCTACATTGGTGCACGCCAAGGGCTCATGCCTGCTATACCAGACAGGTTTTCAAAGGAAGCCCAGGACTTCGTCCAAGCATGTCTGACCAG GGATCAGAAGGAGCGGCCGTCGGCACAGCAGCTGCTGGCTCATCCCTTTGTATTCCGGCGAAGCAGAGAAGGGGCCCCACAGCCTCAGAGCTGA
- the map3k19 gene encoding mitogen-activated protein kinase kinase kinase 19 isoform X1, producing MLAPSPGPTPSPPPSMSGCGGGLSGAVSKGTKEEVADRRQEREDPSQGDEERLQSEKNDKLLIDSKQSGLTWAREDPTDPWHQDGPVPLTLIRSPWDYQWEELLIEVLPLSDRSPSPHPADLTTVALMAKLIQVALNLLPRPVSAPPDTVWVYTAEPPAPAPYPMHASDFLLHSAAVTEDLVKSLEGLCYSEGRRASGDPEILPSNRTTLGSPGNMRQLDQGTGCRKRQGSSLPSLRNETEGGYRPSLLRANNPGKATTPNTYGLDTPIKPRVAQPAFTLQPLLDPGSLLRVRAQIYTRLGGSEPESEDPGRKGLLPFLCPRPVRTLKVLAPLDGGNEERGMKLASRGSCPLKPIASWPTSSASRERKQWRSKPRSRALPVRKGGSEESSSSSLSSQASFDLEEQSEMFGMPLNQQEHEDAGDTVMGESYELDLPPSFIDGCNTSRPNLGAGAPSNNQDGNEQIMGDNMHVIYHTGWMDDCTVMPRGAETESSHIATPVSLGKTQNHCDVDLATRRSLSCEEEAWGDPEKAKYSKVLTEDDGRADEWHSYPKVPERSKDSHATACDDEARLAHGVPESKQHIRSVNTALSTGQLNEENRRHFTMLKNRDRDRCPSYHTNQSFNVLTHKEHNSHSRKSKRSTVTPLQKPANARRPSDLTIGGKSILEVGPQGAKASGKNTFLPSLWDKQVEPLRKNVTQSSSDRENLIRLEGTGQREPLQLEPMKAQQPKRSGILRAPRAKSAMECVTYNDMFLEINSQGEGPAIYEMFATPVYEKLRASSSYQRVAYRETKCAPARRNQGPKNNTYFKPPEIKPREYRREKSISTNAKQKRREDKVPRGKSHQVLISNTELESTISVSGLDCHIQTTKDEMIFCEEDKKSNPRVTPEEHVRKQALSIIEEVLTNSLAETSTFHCTPKDKSANKSAEVPIRPLKESFIPQITSYCSLRTHHIVQEPDENGLLVKIGEEKLEGTARSDEPRSVSFTTQPKIDYWTSGDSSRTVAPVLELLDAADEGAMTDDLLRCLAEELISLEEGEETGHPETSDSCKEEIVLTSRIKKGVTSFGGTCNISGSRTDDTILWTKGEVLGKGAYGTVYCGLTSHGQLIAVKQVMLDDTDPTTAKKEYQHLQDEVDLLKNLCHANIVGFLGTSLQDNVVSIFMEYVPGGSIASILQRFGPLPERVLALYTLQILQGVAYLHANRVIHRDLKGNNVMLMPTGIIKLIDFGCARRVSQLTHSTDRSEPLKSVHGTPYWMAPEVINETGHGRKSDVWSVGCTVFEMATGKPPLANMNKMAALFYIGARQGLMPAIPDRFSKEAQDFVQACLTRDQKERPSAQQLLAHPFVFRRSREGAPQPQS from the exons ATGCTTGCTCCATCGCCAGGaccgaccccctcccccccccccagcatgagTGGGTGTGGCGGGGGCCTCAGTGGGGCTGTTTCCAAGGGCACAAAGGAGGAGGTGGCAGACCGCCGGCAGGAGCGTGAGGATCCTTCCCAGGGAGACGAAGAGAGGCTGCAGAGTGAGAAGAATGACAAACTCCTTATCGACAGCAAGCAGAGTGGCCTGACATGG GCCCGGGAAGACCCGACGGACCCGTGGCACCAGGACGGACCGGTGCCATTGACTTTGATCCGCAGTCCCTGGGATTACCAGTGGGAGGAGTTGTTGATCGAGGTGCTGCCGCTGTCAGA CAGAAGCCCCAGCCCGCACCCCGCTGATCTGACCACTGTTGCGCTGATGGCAAAACTCATCCAGGTGGCGCTGAATCTCCTCCCACGTCCGG TTTCAGCCCCCCCGGACACGGTGTGGGTTTACACAGCAGAGCCCCCGGCACCAGCACCGTACCCGATGCATGCAAGCGACTTCCTGCTCCACAGTGCAGCTGTCACTGAG GATCTGGTCAAGTCACTGGAGGGCCTATGCTACTCTGAGGGCAGGAGAGCCAGTGGGG ACCCTGAGATTCTTCCCAGTAATCGGACCACCCTGGGGTCCCCGGGCAACATGAGGCAACTGGACCAGGGGACGGGATGCAGGAAACG CCAGGGATCATCTTTACCCAGCCTACGGAATGAGACTGAGGGAGGTTACAGGCCAAGTTTGCTTAGAGCAAATAACCCCGGCAAGGCTACCACCCCAAACACTTATGGCCTGGATACACCCATCAAACCTCGAGTGGCGCAGCCTGCCTTTACGCTCCAGCCATTATTGGACCCTGGCTCATTGCTCCGTGTTCGAGCTCAAATCTACACAC GACTCGGGGGAAGTGAGCCAGAATCGGAAGACCCAGGACGAAAG GGATTGTTGCCATTTCTGTGTCCCAGACCTGTAAGGACCCTCAAGGTCCTAGCTCCCCTGGATGGAGGGAATGAGGAGAGGGGGATGAAGCTGGCATCCAGGGGTTCTTGTCCTCTAAAACCCATTGCCTCTTGGCCAACCAGTTCAGCATCGAGGGAGAGGAAGCAATGGAGGTCCAAACCCCGGTCAAGAGCACTCCCTGTCaggaagggaggcagtgaggagagCAGCTCCAGCAGCCTGAGCAGCCAGGCATCCTTTGACCTCGAGGAGCAGAGTGAGATGTTCGGGATGCCGCTAAATCAGCAAGAGCATGAGGATGCTGGGGATACGGTCATGGGGGAGAGCTATGAGCTCGACCTGCCGCCATCTTTTATAGATGGCTGCAATACTTCTAGGCCAAATTTGGGAGCTGGAGCTCCTAGTAATAACCAAGATGGAAATGAGCAGATCATGGGTGACAACATGCATGTTATATATCACACAGGGTGGATGGACGACTGCACAGTGATGCCCAGAGGAGCCGAGACAGAATCATCACACATCGCAACACCAGTTTCTCTTGGGAAGACACAGAATCACTGTGATGTTGATTTAGCTACACGTCGCAGTTTAAGCTGTGAAGAAGAGGCTTGGGGAGATCCTGAAAAGGCAAAATATTCAAAGGTGTTGACAGAGGATGATGGTAGAGCTGATGAGTGGCATTCATACCCCAAGGTGCCAGAGAGGAGCAAAGATTCGCATGCCACAGCCTGCGATGATGAAGCGCGATTAGCACATGGCGTTCCAGAGAGCAAGCAACACATCCGCTCAGTGAACACTGCGCTGAGCACAGGGCAGCTTAACGAAGAGAATCGCAGACATTTTACGATGCTTAAGAACAGAGATAGAGATCGATGTCCCTCCTATCACACCAATCAATCATTCAATGTCCTCACTCACAAAGAGCACAATTCACACAGCAGAAAGAGCAAAAGAAGCACAGTCACACCTTTACAGAAGCCAGCTAATGCCAGAAGGCCTTCAGATCTCACTATTGGTGGCAAGAGTATCCTGGAAGTTGGTCCACAAGGTGCAAAGGCAAGTGGAAAAAATACTTTTCTTCCTTCACTGTGGGACAAGCAAGTTGAGCCCCTCAGAAAAAATGTGACACAATCCAGCAGTGACAGAGAGAACCTAATTAGGCTTGAAGGTACAGGTCAAAGGGAACCACTTCAGTTGGAACCCATGAAGGCCCAGCAGCCCAAGAGGTCTGGGATACTGAGAGCTCCAAGAGCTAAATCAGCCATGGAATGTGTCACCTACAATGACATGTTCCTGGAGATTAACAGCCAGGGTGAGGGTCCTGCCATCTACGAAATGTTTGCCACGCCAGTGTATGAGAAGCTCAGAGCTTCCTCATCATATCAGAGAGTAGCCTACAGGGAGACGAAGTGTGCCCCAGCCAGGAGAAACCAGGGGCCCAAAAACAACACATACTTTAAACCCCCAGAGATCAAGCCACGGGAATATCGAAGGGAGAAGTCCATCTCCACTAATGCTAAACAGAAGAGGAGAGAGGACAAGGTGCCAAGAGGAAAATCACACCAGGTGCTGATCAGTAACACTGAACTAGAAAGTACCATTTCTGTATCTGGCCTTGACTGTCATATTCAGACGACCAAAGATGAGATGATTTTTTGTGAAGAAGATAAGAAGAGCAACCCTCGGGTCACACCAGAAGAGCACGTGAGGAAGCAGGCCTTGTCAATCATTGAGGAGGTCCTCACCAACTCCCTGGCAGAAACATCTACCTTTCACTGCACACCTAAGGATAAATCTGCTAATAAGTCAGCAGAAGTTCCCATCAGACCTCTAAAGGAATCTTTCATCCCACAGATTACAAGTTACTGCTCCCTAAGAACCCACCACATTGTGCAAGAACCTGATGAAAATGGACTCCTGGTGAAAATTGGTGAAGAGAAGCTTGAAGGAACAGCTCGTAGTGATGAACCTAGGTCAGTTTCCTTTACAACACAACCTAAAATCGATTACTGGACATCTGGAGACAGTAGCCGAACAGTGGCCCCAGTGTTGGAGTTACTGGATGCAGCGGATGAGGGTGCCATGACAGATGACCTGTTGCGCTGCCTGGCTGAGGAGCTCATATCACTGGAGGAGGGAGAAGAGACAGGTCACCCAGAAACCAGTGACTCCTGCAAGGAAGAAATTGTCCTTACTTCTCGGATAAAAAAG GGCGTTACATCCTTTGGTGGAACGTGCAACATTTCAGGCTCACGTACAGATGACACCATCTTGTGGACAAAAGGAGAAGTGCTGGGAAAAGGTGCTTATGGAACC GTGTACTGTGGCCTGACCAGCCATGGTCAGCTGATTGCAGTAAAGCAGGTGATGCTAGATGATACTGACCCAACCACCGCTAAGAAGGAGTACCAGCAcctccaggatgaagtagaccttcTGAAGAATCTATGCCATGCAAACATTGTGGGTTTTCTGGGCACGAGCCTCCAGGACAATGTGGTCAGCATCTTCATGGAGTATGTGCCTGGTGGATCCATCGCCAGCATCCTCCAGCGCTTCGGGCCCTTGCCTGAGAGGGTACTGGCCCTTTATACACTGCAGATCCTGCAGGGGGTGGCCTACCTGCATGCAAACAGGGTCATCCACCGGGACCTAAAGGGAAACAACGTCATGCTGATGCCCACAGGTATCATCAAGCTCATCGACTTTGGCTGTGCAAGGAGAGTCAGCCAGCTGACCCACAGCACTGATCGCAGCGAGCCCCTCAAGTCGGTGCATGGCACCCCCTACTGGATGGCCCCAGAAGTGATCAACGAGACAGGGCATGGGAGGAAGTCAGATGTCTGGAGCGTTGGGTGTACAGTCTTTGAGATGGCCACAGGAAAGCCCCCACTGGCTAACATGAACAAGATGGCAGCGCTCTTCTACATTGGTGCACGCCAAGGGCTCATGCCTGCTATACCAGACAGGTTTTCAAAGGAAGCCCAGGACTTCGTCCAAGCATGTCTGACCAG GGATCAGAAGGAGCGGCCGTCGGCACAGCAGCTGCTGGCTCATCCCTTTGTATTCCGGCGAAGCAGAGAAGGGGCCCCACAGCCTCAGAGCTGA